One Paraburkholderia aromaticivorans genomic region harbors:
- a CDS encoding LysE family translocator, protein MPNFLLFLATSIAITMTPGPDNLQVLARGISQGRAAGLVAALGFAAGITFHTTLAALGVAALLRSSPAAFEFIKLAGAAYLIWIGIKALRSQGLATAHERAPQPLMAVFRQSVLGNLLNPKVTLFFVVFLPQFVQPHGAQSVTLQMLELGVLFMLQTVVVFSLFGVCAGMIGGWLKRRPRVGVWLDRLAGATFIAIGIRVALRD, encoded by the coding sequence ATGCCTAACTTTCTGCTGTTTCTCGCCACTTCGATCGCCATCACCATGACGCCCGGCCCGGACAATTTGCAAGTGCTCGCGCGCGGTATCTCGCAGGGCCGCGCGGCGGGGCTCGTCGCGGCGCTCGGCTTTGCGGCCGGCATCACGTTTCACACGACGCTCGCCGCGCTCGGCGTGGCCGCGTTGCTGCGCTCGTCGCCGGCGGCCTTCGAATTCATCAAGCTGGCCGGCGCCGCGTATCTAATCTGGATCGGCATCAAGGCGCTGCGCAGCCAGGGTCTCGCGACCGCGCACGAACGCGCGCCGCAGCCATTGATGGCGGTGTTTCGCCAGAGCGTGCTCGGCAATCTGCTGAACCCGAAGGTGACGTTATTCTTCGTCGTATTCCTGCCGCAGTTCGTGCAGCCGCACGGCGCGCAGAGCGTCACGCTGCAGATGCTCGAACTCGGCGTGCTGTTCATGCTGCAGACGGTGGTGGTGTTTTCGCTGTTCGGCGTGTGCGCGGGGATGATCGGCGGTTGGCTGAAACGCCGTCCGCGTGTCGGTGTGTGGCTGGATCGCCTGGCCGGCGCCACGTTCATCGCAATCGGGATTCGCGTCGCGTTGCGTGATTGA
- a CDS encoding monovalent cation:proton antiporter family protein yields the protein MISPLEMTLFLLLASVVGVVLFRFLNLPPMLGYLTVGIVVGPHAFGLIPDSQGAQNLAEFGVVFLMFSIGLEFSLAKLRSMRRLVFGLGLLQVIGTIAVAVSLGFVLERWVHITWKASVALGGALAMSSTAIVSKMLAERLEIETEHGRNIFGVLLFQDLAVVPLLIVIAALGGNSEDLVSSLGVAAIKIVVALSLLLIVGQRFMTRWFNVVARRRSQELFILNLLLVTLGCAFITDKFGLSLALGAFIAGMLIAETPYRHQVEEDIKPFRDVLLGLFFITTGMLLNPRVIWEHPLIVLGFLVGPILLKAVMVTGLSRLFGASPGVAMRTGIGLAQAGEFGFVLLNLILDKHLVDATMLQAILAAMLLSMLAAPFMIQNADRIVLRLSSTEWMMQSLQMTRIATQSLKQSGHVIICGYGRAGQNLARMLEHEGLSYVALDLDPDRVAAAAAAGESVVFGDAGRRESLLAAGIHRAATIAITYANTPSALRVLHNIHELEPTLPVIVRTVDDSDLEKLLAAGATEVIPEIVEGSLMLASHTLVVMGVPMRRVVRRVEEMRDERYALLRGYFHGADDVDDDDGHEQVRLQSVPVDENADAVGRTLAELGLFDVGVEVTAIRRHGIRGVEPDPSTKLRASDIVVLRGLPEQLAEAEERLSKHRRAGAAAA from the coding sequence ATGATTTCCCCCCTCGAAATGACGCTGTTCCTGCTGCTGGCATCGGTGGTGGGCGTGGTGCTGTTTCGCTTTCTGAATCTTCCGCCGATGCTCGGCTATCTGACGGTGGGCATCGTCGTCGGTCCGCATGCGTTCGGTCTGATTCCCGACTCGCAGGGCGCGCAGAACCTCGCCGAATTCGGTGTCGTGTTCCTGATGTTTTCGATCGGGCTGGAGTTCTCGCTCGCCAAACTGCGCTCGATGCGCCGGCTCGTATTCGGCCTTGGCCTGTTGCAGGTGATCGGCACGATCGCGGTAGCGGTCTCGCTCGGCTTCGTGCTGGAGCGCTGGGTGCACATCACGTGGAAAGCGAGTGTGGCGCTGGGCGGCGCGCTCGCCATGTCGTCGACGGCGATCGTCAGCAAGATGCTGGCGGAGCGGCTCGAGATCGAGACCGAGCACGGCCGCAATATCTTCGGCGTGCTGCTGTTCCAGGATCTGGCGGTGGTGCCGCTGCTGATTGTCATCGCGGCGCTGGGCGGCAATTCAGAAGATCTGGTCAGCTCACTCGGCGTGGCGGCCATCAAGATCGTGGTGGCGCTGTCGTTGCTATTGATTGTCGGGCAGCGCTTCATGACGCGCTGGTTCAACGTGGTGGCGCGGCGCCGTTCGCAGGAACTGTTCATTCTCAATCTGTTGCTGGTGACGCTCGGGTGCGCGTTCATCACGGACAAGTTCGGCTTGTCGCTCGCGCTCGGCGCGTTCATCGCCGGCATGTTGATCGCCGAGACGCCGTACCGGCATCAGGTGGAAGAGGACATCAAGCCGTTTCGCGACGTGCTGCTCGGGCTCTTCTTCATCACCACCGGTATGCTGCTCAATCCGCGCGTGATCTGGGAGCATCCGCTGATCGTGCTCGGCTTTCTGGTCGGCCCGATCCTGCTGAAGGCGGTCATGGTGACGGGCCTCTCGCGCCTGTTCGGCGCGTCGCCGGGCGTCGCGATGCGCACCGGTATCGGCCTCGCGCAAGCGGGCGAGTTCGGTTTCGTGCTGCTGAATCTGATTCTCGACAAACATCTCGTCGACGCCACCATGCTGCAGGCGATTCTTGCGGCCATGCTGCTGTCGATGCTGGCCGCGCCGTTCATGATCCAGAACGCGGACCGGATCGTGTTGCGGCTGTCGTCGACTGAATGGATGATGCAGTCGTTGCAGATGACGCGCATCGCCACGCAGAGCCTCAAACAAAGCGGCCACGTGATCATTTGCGGATACGGCCGGGCCGGGCAGAACCTGGCGCGCATGCTGGAGCATGAAGGTTTGTCGTACGTCGCGCTCGACCTGGATCCCGATCGTGTCGCGGCGGCTGCGGCTGCGGGCGAATCGGTCGTATTCGGCGACGCCGGGCGGCGCGAGTCGCTGCTTGCCGCCGGGATCCATCGGGCGGCGACGATTGCGATCACCTATGCGAATACGCCGTCGGCATTGCGCGTGCTTCACAACATCCACGAACTGGAACCGACGCTGCCGGTCATCGTTCGCACCGTCGACGACTCCGATCTGGAAAAACTGCTGGCCGCGGGCGCGACCGAGGTGATTCCGGAAATCGTCGAAGGCAGTCTGATGCTTGCTTCGCACACGCTCGTGGTGATGGGCGTGCCGATGCGGCGCGTGGTGCGCCGGGTCGAGGAAATGCGCGATGAACGCTACGCGCTGCTGCGCGGCTATTTCCACGGCGCCGACGACGTGGACGACGACGACGGCCACGAACAGGTGCGGCTACAATCGGTGCCGGTCGACGAAAACGCGGACGCGGTGGGCCGTACCCTCGCGGAACTCGGTCTGTTCGATGTGGGCGTCGAAGTGACGGCGATTCGCCGGCACGGCATTCGCGGCGTCGAGCCGGACCCGTCCACCAAGCTGCGCGCGAGCGACATCGTGGTTTTGCGCGGTCTGCCCGAACAGTTGGCGGAGGCCGAGGAACGGCTCTCAAAGCATCGGCGCGCGGGCGCCGCCGCGGCCTGA
- a CDS encoding NUDIX hydrolase, with product MTLPCITAARRFDVQAHVPFWIDAEQVGWIRTSDVPLLARWPDVFDIDSGRVTLASTFNTVDLRSAALGSVIGALAAEDRIPGWRNETYAIRNAFDAPPLAYIERAASRFFGTMTYAVHLNGVVEYADGAQSKGAPQLWIARRSDTKATDPGMLDNVVAGGIGWGFGVEETIIKECWEEAGIPEEIAARAVAGRTAHVLQSLPEGTQAEQIFIYDLALPADFAPRNQDGEVGEHRLARIDEAARWIEEGAMTVDASLATLDCLLRRRWIDEDACAGIEALLVPPLIA from the coding sequence ATGACTTTGCCATGCATCACCGCTGCGCGCCGCTTCGACGTGCAGGCGCATGTGCCGTTCTGGATCGACGCCGAACAGGTCGGCTGGATCCGCACGAGCGATGTGCCGCTGCTCGCGCGCTGGCCCGATGTGTTCGATATCGACAGCGGCCGCGTGACGCTGGCGTCCACGTTCAATACCGTGGATTTGCGTAGCGCCGCGCTCGGTTCCGTGATCGGCGCGCTCGCCGCCGAAGACCGCATTCCCGGCTGGCGCAACGAGACCTACGCGATCCGCAATGCGTTCGATGCGCCGCCGCTCGCCTATATCGAACGCGCGGCGTCGCGCTTCTTCGGCACGATGACCTACGCGGTGCATCTGAACGGCGTCGTAGAATACGCGGATGGGGCGCAGTCGAAGGGCGCGCCGCAATTGTGGATCGCGCGCCGCAGCGACACCAAGGCGACCGACCCGGGCATGCTCGACAATGTCGTGGCGGGCGGGATCGGCTGGGGCTTCGGCGTCGAGGAAACGATCATCAAGGAATGCTGGGAAGAAGCCGGCATTCCCGAGGAGATCGCCGCCCGCGCCGTGGCGGGCCGCACCGCGCATGTGCTGCAATCGTTGCCGGAAGGCACGCAGGCCGAACAGATTTTCATCTACGACCTCGCGCTGCCGGCTGATTTCGCGCCGCGCAATCAGGACGGCGAAGTGGGTGAACACCGGCTCGCGCGCATCGACGAAGCGGCGCGCTGGATCGAGGAGGGTGCGATGACCGTCGACGCGAGCCTGGCCACGCTGGATTGCCTGCTGCGCCGCCGCTGGATCGATGAAGACGCGTGCGCCGGCATTGAGGCCTTGCTCGTGCCGCCGCTCATCGCCTGA
- the kdsD gene encoding arabinose 5-phosphate isomerase KdsD has translation MIAKINGDRALALARDVLDIEADAVRALRDQLDDGFVGAVDFILSCRGRVVVSGIGKSGHVARKLAATLASTGTPAFFVHPAEASHGDLGMVTADDVFLALSNSGETEELVAILPLIKRLGAKLIAMTGRPSSSLAQLADVHLNSGVSKEACPMNLAPTASTTAALALGDALAVAVLDARGFGRDDFARSHPGGALGRRLLTYVRDVMRTGDQVPKVTPDATVRDALFQLTAKRMGMTAIVDQDERVAGIFTDGDLRRVLERDGDFRELSIASVMTAGPRTIGPDQLAVEAVELMERHRINQMLVVDEAGKLIGALNMHDLFSKKVI, from the coding sequence ATGATAGCGAAAATCAATGGCGACCGGGCACTCGCGCTCGCTCGCGACGTGCTCGACATCGAAGCGGACGCCGTGCGCGCGCTTCGCGATCAACTCGACGATGGTTTCGTCGGGGCGGTCGACTTCATCCTGAGTTGCCGTGGGCGCGTCGTCGTTTCCGGCATCGGCAAATCCGGCCACGTGGCCCGCAAGCTCGCGGCCACGCTCGCCAGCACCGGCACGCCGGCGTTCTTCGTGCATCCAGCGGAAGCCAGTCACGGCGACCTCGGCATGGTCACCGCCGACGACGTGTTTCTCGCGCTGTCCAATTCCGGTGAAACCGAAGAACTCGTGGCGATCTTGCCGCTCATCAAGCGCCTTGGCGCGAAGCTGATTGCCATGACGGGCCGTCCGTCATCGAGTCTCGCACAACTGGCCGACGTGCACCTGAATTCCGGTGTGTCGAAAGAAGCCTGTCCGATGAATCTTGCGCCGACCGCCAGCACCACCGCCGCGCTCGCGCTCGGCGACGCGCTCGCGGTCGCGGTGCTCGACGCGCGTGGCTTCGGCCGCGACGACTTCGCGCGCTCGCATCCGGGCGGCGCGCTCGGCCGGCGCCTGCTCACCTATGTCCGCGACGTGATGCGCACCGGCGACCAGGTGCCGAAGGTCACGCCCGACGCTACCGTGCGCGACGCGCTGTTTCAATTGACCGCCAAGCGCATGGGCATGACCGCGATCGTCGATCAGGACGAGCGCGTCGCCGGCATCTTCACCGACGGCGACCTGCGCCGCGTGCTCGAACGCGACGGCGATTTCCGCGAACTGTCGATCGCCTCGGTCATGACGGCCGGCCCGCGTACCATCGGTCCGGATCAACTCGCGGTGGAAGCCGTGGAACTGATGGAGCGCCACCGCATCAATCAGATGCTGGTCGTCGACGAAGCAGGCAAGCTGATCGGCGCACTCAACATGCACGACCTGTTCTCGAAGAAGGTGATCTGA
- a CDS encoding adenine phosphoribosyltransferase, which produces MSNALASAPLDAADYIKSHIRTVPDWPQPGVQFRDITPLLQEPKSLRVLIDLFVQRYIDAKLDYIAGLDARGFIIGPILAYELNLGFIPIRKAGKLPYKRVAQSYELEYGTATVEIHEDACKPGDRVVIIDDLIATGGTMMAGKILLERLGAVVVEGAAIIDLPELGGSKLLREGGLALYTVTGFDGH; this is translated from the coding sequence ATGTCCAACGCGCTTGCGAGCGCGCCGCTCGATGCGGCCGATTACATCAAAAGCCACATTCGCACGGTGCCCGACTGGCCGCAGCCGGGCGTGCAGTTTCGCGACATCACGCCGCTCTTGCAGGAGCCGAAGTCGCTGCGTGTGCTGATCGATCTATTCGTGCAGCGCTATATCGACGCGAAGCTCGACTACATTGCCGGGCTGGACGCGCGCGGTTTCATCATCGGGCCGATTCTCGCGTACGAACTGAACCTCGGCTTCATTCCGATCCGCAAGGCGGGCAAACTGCCCTACAAGCGGGTCGCGCAATCGTATGAGCTCGAATACGGCACGGCGACCGTCGAGATTCATGAGGACGCCTGCAAGCCAGGCGACCGCGTCGTGATCATCGACGATCTGATCGCCACCGGCGGCACGATGATGGCCGGCAAGATTCTGCTCGAGCGCCTGGGTGCGGTCGTGGTGGAAGGCGCGGCGATTATCGATCTGCCCGAACTCGGCGGCTCGAAGCTGCTCCGCGAGGGCGGCCTCGCGCTCTATACGGTGACCGGATTCGACGGTCATTGA
- the purU gene encoding formyltetrahydrofolate deformylase: protein MSTDHSFILKLSCADRPGIVHAVSGFLFERGSNILDSAQFGDSRTGEFFMRVHFQQVGGDPGLEALRTSFASLAEQFGMRWELHDASVKPRVVIMVSKIGHCLNDLLFRYRTGQLGIEIPAIISNHKEFYQLAASYDIPFHHFPLMGAAPDAKAAQEARVLEVIDEHQADLVVLARYMQILSPKLCEALTGRAINIHHSFLPSFKGAKPYYQAFDRGVKLIGATAHYVTTDLDEGPIIEQEVERVDHSMTPEQLTAIGRDVECVTLARAVKWHVEHRVVLNGSKTVVFR from the coding sequence ATGTCGACCGATCACAGCTTTATCCTCAAACTGTCGTGCGCCGACCGGCCCGGCATCGTTCACGCCGTGTCGGGCTTTCTGTTCGAGCGTGGCAGCAATATTCTCGACTCCGCGCAGTTCGGCGACAGCCGCACCGGCGAGTTCTTCATGCGCGTGCATTTTCAGCAGGTGGGCGGCGATCCGGGGCTGGAGGCGTTGCGCACGTCGTTTGCGTCGCTCGCCGAGCAGTTCGGCATGCGCTGGGAATTGCACGATGCGTCGGTGAAGCCGCGTGTGGTGATCATGGTGTCGAAGATCGGCCATTGCCTGAACGATCTGCTGTTCCGCTATCGCACCGGCCAGTTGGGTATCGAGATTCCGGCGATCATCTCGAACCACAAGGAGTTCTACCAGCTCGCCGCCAGCTACGACATTCCGTTCCATCATTTCCCGCTGATGGGCGCCGCGCCCGATGCGAAGGCCGCGCAGGAAGCGCGCGTGCTCGAAGTGATCGACGAGCATCAAGCCGACCTGGTCGTGCTCGCGCGCTACATGCAGATTCTGTCGCCGAAGCTGTGCGAAGCGTTGACGGGCCGCGCGATCAACATTCATCACTCGTTCCTGCCGAGCTTCAAGGGAGCGAAGCCGTACTACCAGGCGTTCGACCGCGGCGTGAAACTGATCGGCGCGACCGCCCATTACGTGACGACGGATCTCGACGAAGGTCCGATCATCGAGCAGGAAGTGGAGCGCGTCGACCACAGCATGACGCCGGAGCAGTTGACGGCGATCGGCCGCGACGTCGAGTGCGTGACGCTGGCGCGCGCGGTGAAGTGGCACGTGGAGCATCGCGTCGTGTTGAACGGCAGCAAGACGGTGGTGTTTCGCTAA